In Bombus affinis isolate iyBomAffi1 chromosome 11, iyBomAffi1.2, whole genome shotgun sequence, one genomic interval encodes:
- the LOC126922214 gene encoding uncharacterized protein LOC126922214 isoform X3: MILLRTIRTALNGNREMSVPPTNEQPGLEMEMMPLEDNSLKVSPVQNVARQDSGVPEDLVSPLVEADKPLHEDDMDSTINSDCNITVIHVTESSEATKPDATLNNERKDYTGEGKDSKDGSDSGVEGCATEVPRVRSRNSIDYASSCGGLDEASCDSSLVSCCSVYEDPCATLPDDVRLTNGGEGTSEGGSESSSIAGSVSARANRTNAKRTVAVSNTSKKKTTTTETQKNTRVKPTPLNANYSATPTRSKSRTATPRGILCKTQPTTRDRARSREKSAVKENSNDNTANNSRATTTFRSGLNSMPPRTRTRPIPDSLPSVLTTEINKDLAQRGRGQSGSCRSRGGSSTRGARTPSSTPSEEIRKPLSTPRVPYTGRAEASKASRPDKMTTSTDNKALDTYATLPRRNRNKISIAKVSEKTDRTTRSRPGSRDASLSRQQIEKKTTAKDSSGHKSLPPYPRHKTVEKTRIYHEISVQTGLTGHDIENALSGVPSAVTGPEVVERLHEQCQTEGTWEDMHTMQIDLKRLNEETSQQKEENEKLKSEIVEVKRLLEEEQADHAFARQELDRNAQRVLAMLGTPQSEHAEGSDSFLELECHLQSSGQVVANQQLEIADLQSLCRMLSRDLEKSLAAQKALLQQQQELEAESAEMQDFLQEEKATLADALKEAETELAKKEELLTKRELELERQTEECKHLVRISEQRRQENLSMSMKLNAVERRSRELLLTQGAAVSGAAVALSGLGTRLEGLVDQLITSYSISVKDLEDVIYHNEAYSRSNSSIESSPVSSKHSLKECTPSPKSGSFVSAVIGAIRNAATHPFATKNTDKKSTLESAKQMYKELSMESSSDLLDFETEPCLMMESVLEDVPLPDTYSHNMVSSSDSLRRALSFPETVDESNLKKTRANEECSSLTNLTQAILHRRKVENEEDDDCDSISESDTGTNEGPLASDYCPAVGLVDQVIDVDNLVTKLLKVLRIIQLDNDTCIQELKEEKSELETKLEVTVTELEELRKIVDSLHQSDEILSNTSDRRRSVMENCRLLIKEAGKEELKFDEPAVANNSGGATNCEDLNANAAAQPSS, from the exons ATGATCCTTCTTCGTACAATAAGAACTGCATTG AATGGCAACCGCGAAATGAGCGTGCCACCGACGAACGAGCAACCAGGCCTCGAAATGGAGATGATGCCGCTCGAGGACAACAGTCTGAAAGTTTCGCCAGTACAGAATGTGGCGAGGCAAGACTCTGGAGTCCCGGAGGACCTCGTCTCGCCGTTGGTCGAAGCCGATAAGCCTTTGCACGAGGATGATATGGACTCGACGATAAACAGCGACTGCAACATCACCGTGATCCACGTGACCGAATCTTCCGAGGCAACTAAGCCAGATGCAACTCTGAACAACGAGAGGAAGGATTATACGGGCGAAGGGAAGGACAGCAAAGACGGAAGCGACAGTGGAGTGGAGGGGTGCGCCACCGAAGTGCCAAGG GTACGAAGTCGAAACAGCATAGATTATGCGAGCAGCTGCGGCGGCCTCGACGAGGCGTCCTGCGATTCCAGTCTAGTCAGTTGTTGCTCCGTCTACGAGGACCCATGCGCGACATTGCCCGACGACGTGAGGTTGACCAACGGTGGAGAAGGTACCAGCGAAGGTGGTAGCGAAAGTTCCTCCATAGCAGGCAGCGTTTCCGCCAGGGCAAATCGAACGAACGCCAAGAGAACCGTAGCCGTGTCCAACACTAGTAAAAAGAAAACCACTACGACCGAGACTCAAAAGAACACCAGGGTAAAGCCAACGCCATTAAACGCCAATTATTCGGCGACTCCAACACGTTCCAAGTCGCGCACCGCGACTCCGAGAGGCATCCTGTGCAAAACACAGCCAACGACGAGGGACAGGGCCCGGTCCCGGGAGAAATCTGCCGTCAAAGAGAATAGTAACGATAACACGGCAAATAACAGTCGAGCGACGACGACATTCCGTTCAGGATTGAATTCAATGCCGCCGCGAACCAGGACGAGGCCCATTCCCGATTCACTGCCATCCGTACTCACCACGGAAATCAACAAGGACCTGGCGCAGCGTGGCCGAGGTCAAAGCGGTAGCTGCAGATCCAGAGGTGGGTCCAGCACACGCGGTGCACGCACGCCGAGTTCAACGCCGTCCGAAGAGATTCGAAAACCTCTGTCCACCCCTAGGGTACCTTATACAGGTCGTGCCGAAGCTTCGAAAGCTTCTAGACCGGATAAGATGACCACAAGTACGGATAACAAGGCGCTGGATACGTACGCCACGTTACCTAGAAGGAACAGGAATAAAATAAGTATCGCTAAAGTCAGCGAAAAGACGGACAGGACTACGAGAAGTAGACCTGGAAGTAGAGACGCGAGCCTGAGTAGACAACAAATCGAAAAGAAGACCACAGCCAAAGATTCTTCGGGGCACAAGAGTCTGCCGCCATACCCTAGGCACAAGACCGTGGAGAAGACGCGTATTTACCACGAGATCAGCGTGCAAACTGGTCTGACCGGTCACGATATTGAGAACGCTTTGTCCGGGGTGCCGAGCGCTGTCACTGGCCCGGAAGTGGTGGAGAGACTGCACGAACAATGTCAAACGGAGGGCACGTGGGAGGACATGCACACGATGCAGATCGACTTGAAAAGGTTAAACGAAGAAACGTCGCAGCAAAAAGAGGAGAACGAGAAGTTAAAGTCTGAGATCGTGGAAGTGAAGCGTCTTCTTGAGGAAGAGCAAGCGGATCACGCGTTTGCGCGACAAGAATTGGATAGAAACGCGCAACGGGTATTGGCGATGCTTGGCACGCCGCAATCGGAACATGCAG AAGGCAGCGACAGCTTCCTAGAGCTGGAGTGTCATTTGCAATCTTCTGGTCAAGTAGTTGCTAATCAACAATTGGAGATAGCGGATTTACAATCTCTGTGCCGTATGTTAAGTAGG GATTTGGAGAAAAGCTTGGCTGCCCAGAAGGCATTGTTACAACAGCAACAGGAGCTGGAAGCTGAGTCGGCAGAGATGCAAGATTTCCTCCAAGAAGAGAAAGCTACTTTGGCGGACGCTTTAAAAGAGGCGGAAACAGAG CTTGCGAAAAAGGAGGAACTGTTAACGAAACGCGAGTTGGAATTAGAGAGGCAAACGGAGGAATGCAAACATTTAGTGCGAATCAGCGAACAACGAAG GCAAGAAAATTTATCTATGAGCATGAAATTAAATGCAGTCGAACGACGAAGCAGGGAACTCTTACTTACACAAGGCGCCGCCGTTTCCGGAGCTGCGGTTGCGCTCTCCGGTCTTGGAACTAGGCTAGAGGGATTAGTAGACCAGCTGATAACATCCTATAGTATCTCAGTAAAAGACCTCGAA GATGTGATATATCACAATGAAGCATACAGTAGAAGCAATAGTAGCATTGAATCGAGTCCTGTTAGCTCTAAACATAGCCTGAAAGAGTGTACACCTAGTCCAAAAAGCGGTTCCTTCGTTTCCGCGGTAATTGGAGCAATCCGGAACGCGGCGACGCATCCTTTTGCAACGAAAAACACCGATAAAAAATCTACCTTAGAATCAGCCAAACAAATGTATAaag AATTGAGCATGGAATCATCGTCCGACTTGCTCGATTTCGAAACCGAGCCATGCCTGATGATGGAAAGCGTGTTAGAGGATGTTCCCCTGCCCGATACATACTCGCATAATATGGTATCGAGTAGCGACTCGCTTCGCAGAGCTTTGAGTTTTCCGGAAACTGTGGACGAGAGTAATCTGAAAAAGACGCGCGCCAACGAGGAGTGTTCGAGTCTTACGAATCTCACGCAAGCTATTTTACATCGTCGTAAG GTTGAAAACGAGGAAGACGATGACTGTGACTCTATCAGTGAGTCAGACACCGGCACCAACGAAGGCCCATTGGCTTCGGATTATTGTCCCGCTGTTGGTCTTGTAGATCAAGTAATCGATGTAGATAACCTCGTCACGAAATTATTAAAAGTATTACGAATAATACAGCTCGATAACGACACGTGCATTCAGGAGCTGAAAGAAGAgaa ATCCGAGTTAGAAACGAAATTGGAGGTGACTGTAACGGAATTAGAGGAATTGCGTAAAATCGTGGACAGCCTGCATCAATCGGACGAAATTCTCAGCAACACCTCGGACAGAAGGCGTAGCGTGATGGAGAATTGTCGTCTACTGATCAAAGAG GCGGGTAAGGAGGAATTAAAATTTGACGAGCCCGCAGTTGCTAATAATAGCGGAGGAGCTACGAACTGCGAAGATCTCAACGCGAACGCAGCGGCTCAACCATCTTCCTAA
- the LOC126922214 gene encoding uncharacterized protein LOC126922214 isoform X2 yields MFARRIVVRFNSLVLRFDENGNREMSVPPTNEQPGLEMEMMPLEDNSLKVSPVQNVARQDSGVPEDLVSPLVEADKPLHEDDMDSTINSDCNITVIHVTESSEATKPDATLNNERKDYTGEGKDSKDGSDSGVEGCATEVPRVRSRNSIDYASSCGGLDEASCDSSLVSCCSVYEDPCATLPDDVRLTNGGEGTSEGGSESSSIAGSVSARANRTNAKRTVAVSNTSKKKTTTTETQKNTRVKPTPLNANYSATPTRSKSRTATPRGILCKTQPTTRDRARSREKSAVKENSNDNTANNSRATTTFRSGLNSMPPRTRTRPIPDSLPSVLTTEINKDLAQRGRGQSGSCRSRGGSSTRGARTPSSTPSEEIRKPLSTPRVPYTGRAEASKASRPDKMTTSTDNKALDTYATLPRRNRNKISIAKVSEKTDRTTRSRPGSRDASLSRQQIEKKTTAKDSSGHKSLPPYPRHKTVEKTRIYHEISVQTGLTGHDIENALSGVPSAVTGPEVVERLHEQCQTEGTWEDMHTMQIDLKRLNEETSQQKEENEKLKSEIVEVKRLLEEEQADHAFARQELDRNAQRVLAMLGTPQSEHAEGSDSFLELECHLQSSGQVVANQQLEIADLQSLCRMLSRDLEKSLAAQKALLQQQQELEAESAEMQDFLQEEKATLADALKEAETELAKKEELLTKRELELERQTEECKHLVRISEQRRQENLSMSMKLNAVERRSRELLLTQGAAVSGAAVALSGLGTRLEGLVDQLITSYSISVKDLEDVIYHNEAYSRSNSSIESSPVSSKHSLKECTPSPKSGSFVSAVIGAIRNAATHPFATKNTDKKSTLESAKQMYKELSMESSSDLLDFETEPCLMMESVLEDVPLPDTYSHNMVSSSDSLRRALSFPETVDESNLKKTRANEECSSLTNLTQAILHRRKVENEEDDDCDSISESDTGTNEGPLASDYCPAVGLVDQVIDVDNLVTKLLKVLRIIQLDNDTCIQELKEEKSELETKLEVTVTELEELRKIVDSLHQSDEILSNTSDRRRSVMENCRLLIKEAGKEELKFDEPAVANNSGGATNCEDLNANAAAQPSS; encoded by the exons ATGTTCGCCAGGAGGATCGTCGTCAGGTTTAACAGCCTGGTGCTGCGGTTCGACGAG AATGGCAACCGCGAAATGAGCGTGCCACCGACGAACGAGCAACCAGGCCTCGAAATGGAGATGATGCCGCTCGAGGACAACAGTCTGAAAGTTTCGCCAGTACAGAATGTGGCGAGGCAAGACTCTGGAGTCCCGGAGGACCTCGTCTCGCCGTTGGTCGAAGCCGATAAGCCTTTGCACGAGGATGATATGGACTCGACGATAAACAGCGACTGCAACATCACCGTGATCCACGTGACCGAATCTTCCGAGGCAACTAAGCCAGATGCAACTCTGAACAACGAGAGGAAGGATTATACGGGCGAAGGGAAGGACAGCAAAGACGGAAGCGACAGTGGAGTGGAGGGGTGCGCCACCGAAGTGCCAAGG GTACGAAGTCGAAACAGCATAGATTATGCGAGCAGCTGCGGCGGCCTCGACGAGGCGTCCTGCGATTCCAGTCTAGTCAGTTGTTGCTCCGTCTACGAGGACCCATGCGCGACATTGCCCGACGACGTGAGGTTGACCAACGGTGGAGAAGGTACCAGCGAAGGTGGTAGCGAAAGTTCCTCCATAGCAGGCAGCGTTTCCGCCAGGGCAAATCGAACGAACGCCAAGAGAACCGTAGCCGTGTCCAACACTAGTAAAAAGAAAACCACTACGACCGAGACTCAAAAGAACACCAGGGTAAAGCCAACGCCATTAAACGCCAATTATTCGGCGACTCCAACACGTTCCAAGTCGCGCACCGCGACTCCGAGAGGCATCCTGTGCAAAACACAGCCAACGACGAGGGACAGGGCCCGGTCCCGGGAGAAATCTGCCGTCAAAGAGAATAGTAACGATAACACGGCAAATAACAGTCGAGCGACGACGACATTCCGTTCAGGATTGAATTCAATGCCGCCGCGAACCAGGACGAGGCCCATTCCCGATTCACTGCCATCCGTACTCACCACGGAAATCAACAAGGACCTGGCGCAGCGTGGCCGAGGTCAAAGCGGTAGCTGCAGATCCAGAGGTGGGTCCAGCACACGCGGTGCACGCACGCCGAGTTCAACGCCGTCCGAAGAGATTCGAAAACCTCTGTCCACCCCTAGGGTACCTTATACAGGTCGTGCCGAAGCTTCGAAAGCTTCTAGACCGGATAAGATGACCACAAGTACGGATAACAAGGCGCTGGATACGTACGCCACGTTACCTAGAAGGAACAGGAATAAAATAAGTATCGCTAAAGTCAGCGAAAAGACGGACAGGACTACGAGAAGTAGACCTGGAAGTAGAGACGCGAGCCTGAGTAGACAACAAATCGAAAAGAAGACCACAGCCAAAGATTCTTCGGGGCACAAGAGTCTGCCGCCATACCCTAGGCACAAGACCGTGGAGAAGACGCGTATTTACCACGAGATCAGCGTGCAAACTGGTCTGACCGGTCACGATATTGAGAACGCTTTGTCCGGGGTGCCGAGCGCTGTCACTGGCCCGGAAGTGGTGGAGAGACTGCACGAACAATGTCAAACGGAGGGCACGTGGGAGGACATGCACACGATGCAGATCGACTTGAAAAGGTTAAACGAAGAAACGTCGCAGCAAAAAGAGGAGAACGAGAAGTTAAAGTCTGAGATCGTGGAAGTGAAGCGTCTTCTTGAGGAAGAGCAAGCGGATCACGCGTTTGCGCGACAAGAATTGGATAGAAACGCGCAACGGGTATTGGCGATGCTTGGCACGCCGCAATCGGAACATGCAG AAGGCAGCGACAGCTTCCTAGAGCTGGAGTGTCATTTGCAATCTTCTGGTCAAGTAGTTGCTAATCAACAATTGGAGATAGCGGATTTACAATCTCTGTGCCGTATGTTAAGTAGG GATTTGGAGAAAAGCTTGGCTGCCCAGAAGGCATTGTTACAACAGCAACAGGAGCTGGAAGCTGAGTCGGCAGAGATGCAAGATTTCCTCCAAGAAGAGAAAGCTACTTTGGCGGACGCTTTAAAAGAGGCGGAAACAGAG CTTGCGAAAAAGGAGGAACTGTTAACGAAACGCGAGTTGGAATTAGAGAGGCAAACGGAGGAATGCAAACATTTAGTGCGAATCAGCGAACAACGAAG GCAAGAAAATTTATCTATGAGCATGAAATTAAATGCAGTCGAACGACGAAGCAGGGAACTCTTACTTACACAAGGCGCCGCCGTTTCCGGAGCTGCGGTTGCGCTCTCCGGTCTTGGAACTAGGCTAGAGGGATTAGTAGACCAGCTGATAACATCCTATAGTATCTCAGTAAAAGACCTCGAA GATGTGATATATCACAATGAAGCATACAGTAGAAGCAATAGTAGCATTGAATCGAGTCCTGTTAGCTCTAAACATAGCCTGAAAGAGTGTACACCTAGTCCAAAAAGCGGTTCCTTCGTTTCCGCGGTAATTGGAGCAATCCGGAACGCGGCGACGCATCCTTTTGCAACGAAAAACACCGATAAAAAATCTACCTTAGAATCAGCCAAACAAATGTATAaag AATTGAGCATGGAATCATCGTCCGACTTGCTCGATTTCGAAACCGAGCCATGCCTGATGATGGAAAGCGTGTTAGAGGATGTTCCCCTGCCCGATACATACTCGCATAATATGGTATCGAGTAGCGACTCGCTTCGCAGAGCTTTGAGTTTTCCGGAAACTGTGGACGAGAGTAATCTGAAAAAGACGCGCGCCAACGAGGAGTGTTCGAGTCTTACGAATCTCACGCAAGCTATTTTACATCGTCGTAAG GTTGAAAACGAGGAAGACGATGACTGTGACTCTATCAGTGAGTCAGACACCGGCACCAACGAAGGCCCATTGGCTTCGGATTATTGTCCCGCTGTTGGTCTTGTAGATCAAGTAATCGATGTAGATAACCTCGTCACGAAATTATTAAAAGTATTACGAATAATACAGCTCGATAACGACACGTGCATTCAGGAGCTGAAAGAAGAgaa ATCCGAGTTAGAAACGAAATTGGAGGTGACTGTAACGGAATTAGAGGAATTGCGTAAAATCGTGGACAGCCTGCATCAATCGGACGAAATTCTCAGCAACACCTCGGACAGAAGGCGTAGCGTGATGGAGAATTGTCGTCTACTGATCAAAGAG GCGGGTAAGGAGGAATTAAAATTTGACGAGCCCGCAGTTGCTAATAATAGCGGAGGAGCTACGAACTGCGAAGATCTCAACGCGAACGCAGCGGCTCAACCATCTTCCTAA
- the LOC126922214 gene encoding uncharacterized protein LOC126922214 isoform X5 — MNGNREMSVPPTNEQPGLEMEMMPLEDNSLKVSPVQNVARQDSGVPEDLVSPLVEADKPLHEDDMDSTINSDCNITVIHVTESSEATKPDATLNNERKDYTGEGKDSKDGSDSGVEGCATEVPRVRSRNSIDYASSCGGLDEASCDSSLVSCCSVYEDPCATLPDDVRLTNGGEGTSEGGSESSSIAGSVSARANRTNAKRTVAVSNTSKKKTTTTETQKNTRVKPTPLNANYSATPTRSKSRTATPRGILCKTQPTTRDRARSREKSAVKENSNDNTANNSRATTTFRSGLNSMPPRTRTRPIPDSLPSVLTTEINKDLAQRGRGQSGSCRSRGGSSTRGARTPSSTPSEEIRKPLSTPRVPYTGRAEASKASRPDKMTTSTDNKALDTYATLPRRNRNKISIAKVSEKTDRTTRSRPGSRDASLSRQQIEKKTTAKDSSGHKSLPPYPRHKTVEKTRIYHEISVQTGLTGHDIENALSGVPSAVTGPEVVERLHEQCQTEGTWEDMHTMQIDLKRLNEETSQQKEENEKLKSEIVEVKRLLEEEQADHAFARQELDRNAQRVLAMLGTPQSEHAEGSDSFLELECHLQSSGQVVANQQLEIADLQSLCRMLSRDLEKSLAAQKALLQQQQELEAESAEMQDFLQEEKATLADALKEAETELAKKEELLTKRELELERQTEECKHLVRISEQRRQENLSMSMKLNAVERRSRELLLTQGAAVSGAAVALSGLGTRLEGLVDQLITSYSISVKDLEDVIYHNEAYSRSNSSIESSPVSSKHSLKECTPSPKSGSFVSAVIGAIRNAATHPFATKNTDKKSTLESAKQMYKELSMESSSDLLDFETEPCLMMESVLEDVPLPDTYSHNMVSSSDSLRRALSFPETVDESNLKKTRANEECSSLTNLTQAILHRRKVENEEDDDCDSISESDTGTNEGPLASDYCPAVGLVDQVIDVDNLVTKLLKVLRIIQLDNDTCIQELKEEKSELETKLEVTVTELEELRKIVDSLHQSDEILSNTSDRRRSVMENCRLLIKEAGKEELKFDEPAVANNSGGATNCEDLNANAAAQPSS; from the exons ATG AATGGCAACCGCGAAATGAGCGTGCCACCGACGAACGAGCAACCAGGCCTCGAAATGGAGATGATGCCGCTCGAGGACAACAGTCTGAAAGTTTCGCCAGTACAGAATGTGGCGAGGCAAGACTCTGGAGTCCCGGAGGACCTCGTCTCGCCGTTGGTCGAAGCCGATAAGCCTTTGCACGAGGATGATATGGACTCGACGATAAACAGCGACTGCAACATCACCGTGATCCACGTGACCGAATCTTCCGAGGCAACTAAGCCAGATGCAACTCTGAACAACGAGAGGAAGGATTATACGGGCGAAGGGAAGGACAGCAAAGACGGAAGCGACAGTGGAGTGGAGGGGTGCGCCACCGAAGTGCCAAGG GTACGAAGTCGAAACAGCATAGATTATGCGAGCAGCTGCGGCGGCCTCGACGAGGCGTCCTGCGATTCCAGTCTAGTCAGTTGTTGCTCCGTCTACGAGGACCCATGCGCGACATTGCCCGACGACGTGAGGTTGACCAACGGTGGAGAAGGTACCAGCGAAGGTGGTAGCGAAAGTTCCTCCATAGCAGGCAGCGTTTCCGCCAGGGCAAATCGAACGAACGCCAAGAGAACCGTAGCCGTGTCCAACACTAGTAAAAAGAAAACCACTACGACCGAGACTCAAAAGAACACCAGGGTAAAGCCAACGCCATTAAACGCCAATTATTCGGCGACTCCAACACGTTCCAAGTCGCGCACCGCGACTCCGAGAGGCATCCTGTGCAAAACACAGCCAACGACGAGGGACAGGGCCCGGTCCCGGGAGAAATCTGCCGTCAAAGAGAATAGTAACGATAACACGGCAAATAACAGTCGAGCGACGACGACATTCCGTTCAGGATTGAATTCAATGCCGCCGCGAACCAGGACGAGGCCCATTCCCGATTCACTGCCATCCGTACTCACCACGGAAATCAACAAGGACCTGGCGCAGCGTGGCCGAGGTCAAAGCGGTAGCTGCAGATCCAGAGGTGGGTCCAGCACACGCGGTGCACGCACGCCGAGTTCAACGCCGTCCGAAGAGATTCGAAAACCTCTGTCCACCCCTAGGGTACCTTATACAGGTCGTGCCGAAGCTTCGAAAGCTTCTAGACCGGATAAGATGACCACAAGTACGGATAACAAGGCGCTGGATACGTACGCCACGTTACCTAGAAGGAACAGGAATAAAATAAGTATCGCTAAAGTCAGCGAAAAGACGGACAGGACTACGAGAAGTAGACCTGGAAGTAGAGACGCGAGCCTGAGTAGACAACAAATCGAAAAGAAGACCACAGCCAAAGATTCTTCGGGGCACAAGAGTCTGCCGCCATACCCTAGGCACAAGACCGTGGAGAAGACGCGTATTTACCACGAGATCAGCGTGCAAACTGGTCTGACCGGTCACGATATTGAGAACGCTTTGTCCGGGGTGCCGAGCGCTGTCACTGGCCCGGAAGTGGTGGAGAGACTGCACGAACAATGTCAAACGGAGGGCACGTGGGAGGACATGCACACGATGCAGATCGACTTGAAAAGGTTAAACGAAGAAACGTCGCAGCAAAAAGAGGAGAACGAGAAGTTAAAGTCTGAGATCGTGGAAGTGAAGCGTCTTCTTGAGGAAGAGCAAGCGGATCACGCGTTTGCGCGACAAGAATTGGATAGAAACGCGCAACGGGTATTGGCGATGCTTGGCACGCCGCAATCGGAACATGCAG AAGGCAGCGACAGCTTCCTAGAGCTGGAGTGTCATTTGCAATCTTCTGGTCAAGTAGTTGCTAATCAACAATTGGAGATAGCGGATTTACAATCTCTGTGCCGTATGTTAAGTAGG GATTTGGAGAAAAGCTTGGCTGCCCAGAAGGCATTGTTACAACAGCAACAGGAGCTGGAAGCTGAGTCGGCAGAGATGCAAGATTTCCTCCAAGAAGAGAAAGCTACTTTGGCGGACGCTTTAAAAGAGGCGGAAACAGAG CTTGCGAAAAAGGAGGAACTGTTAACGAAACGCGAGTTGGAATTAGAGAGGCAAACGGAGGAATGCAAACATTTAGTGCGAATCAGCGAACAACGAAG GCAAGAAAATTTATCTATGAGCATGAAATTAAATGCAGTCGAACGACGAAGCAGGGAACTCTTACTTACACAAGGCGCCGCCGTTTCCGGAGCTGCGGTTGCGCTCTCCGGTCTTGGAACTAGGCTAGAGGGATTAGTAGACCAGCTGATAACATCCTATAGTATCTCAGTAAAAGACCTCGAA GATGTGATATATCACAATGAAGCATACAGTAGAAGCAATAGTAGCATTGAATCGAGTCCTGTTAGCTCTAAACATAGCCTGAAAGAGTGTACACCTAGTCCAAAAAGCGGTTCCTTCGTTTCCGCGGTAATTGGAGCAATCCGGAACGCGGCGACGCATCCTTTTGCAACGAAAAACACCGATAAAAAATCTACCTTAGAATCAGCCAAACAAATGTATAaag AATTGAGCATGGAATCATCGTCCGACTTGCTCGATTTCGAAACCGAGCCATGCCTGATGATGGAAAGCGTGTTAGAGGATGTTCCCCTGCCCGATACATACTCGCATAATATGGTATCGAGTAGCGACTCGCTTCGCAGAGCTTTGAGTTTTCCGGAAACTGTGGACGAGAGTAATCTGAAAAAGACGCGCGCCAACGAGGAGTGTTCGAGTCTTACGAATCTCACGCAAGCTATTTTACATCGTCGTAAG GTTGAAAACGAGGAAGACGATGACTGTGACTCTATCAGTGAGTCAGACACCGGCACCAACGAAGGCCCATTGGCTTCGGATTATTGTCCCGCTGTTGGTCTTGTAGATCAAGTAATCGATGTAGATAACCTCGTCACGAAATTATTAAAAGTATTACGAATAATACAGCTCGATAACGACACGTGCATTCAGGAGCTGAAAGAAGAgaa ATCCGAGTTAGAAACGAAATTGGAGGTGACTGTAACGGAATTAGAGGAATTGCGTAAAATCGTGGACAGCCTGCATCAATCGGACGAAATTCTCAGCAACACCTCGGACAGAAGGCGTAGCGTGATGGAGAATTGTCGTCTACTGATCAAAGAG GCGGGTAAGGAGGAATTAAAATTTGACGAGCCCGCAGTTGCTAATAATAGCGGAGGAGCTACGAACTGCGAAGATCTCAACGCGAACGCAGCGGCTCAACCATCTTCCTAA